The proteins below are encoded in one region of Hordeum vulgare subsp. vulgare chromosome 3H, MorexV3_pseudomolecules_assembly, whole genome shotgun sequence:
- the LOC123445571 gene encoding lipid droplet-associated hydrolase-like, whose amino-acid sequence MGSCLRCARPISGAEPRLFRPAAARRTAGSGMERAGLLTPFPPRARATARISMVSSFATELLEIRSREPEPSPSLHVLVVPGNPGIVGFYKDFVEALYEDLGGRASVTAIGHISHGQKDYEHGRLFSLHEQIEHKIDFLEQELLHTEQSIIVVGHSIGAYIGLEICKRFQKKVIFFVGLYPFLTLNKNAMKQSAIGYVARSSLLSKGVSLFASFIGSLQASVTRSIVKRFLGSSWSATAIDAGCSHLLQYHTMRNVLFMAKTEFLKLYEEPDWNFIRAKQDQIAFLFGVDDHWGPLTHLEEISRHAPGVALSIEKEGHTHGYCCTEAGSFWVADYTANLIKNRMLVRDS is encoded by the exons ATGG GATCGTGCCTGCGCTGCGCGCGGCCGATTTCCGGTGCAGAGCCCAG GCTGTTTAgaccggcggcggcgaggcggaCCGCCGGATCCGGCATGGAGAGGGCGGGGCTGCTCACGCCGTTCCCCCCGAGGGCGCGGGCCACGGCCAGGATCTCCATGGTCTCAAG CTTCGCCACCGAGCTGCTCGAGATAAGGTCCAGGGAGCCGGAGCCATCGCCGTCGCTCCACGTGCTGGTCGTCCCTGGCAATCCGG GCATTGTTGGGTTCTACAAGGACTTTGTCGAAGCCCTCTACGAGGACCTTGGCGGGCGGGCTTCTGTTACGG CGATAGGGCATATTTCACATGGGCAGAAG GATTACGAGCACGGACGATTGTTTTCATTACACGAACAGATTGAGCACAAG ATTGATTTTCTTGAGCAAGAGCTTCTACATACCGAACAGTCGATAATTGTG GTGGGTCATTCTATTGGCGCGTACATAGGTCTGGAAATATGCAAAAGATTCCAGAAGAAG GTAATTTTTTTTGTGGGGCTTTATCCATTTTTGACATTGAACAAGAATGCTATGAAGCAATCAGCAATTGGATATGTTGCAAG GTCATCTCTCCTTAGTAAAGGGGTTAGTTTGTTTGCGTCTTTCATCGGCTCACTCCAGGCTTCAGTTACAAGGAGCATTGTGAAAAGGTTCCTTGGATCTTCGTGGTCTGCCACAGCCATCGATGCTGGATGTAGCCATCTCTTGCAG TACCACACGATGCGCAATGTGcttttcatggcaaagacagagTTCCTAAAG CTTTACGAAGAACCAGACTGGAATTTCATCAGAGCAAAGCAGGACCAAATTGCTTTTCTGTTTGGTGTGGATGATCACTGGGGCCCACTGACTCACTTAGAAGAG ATCTCAAGGCATGCTCCGGGGGTTGCCCTGTCAATAGAGAAAGAAGGTCACACACATGGCTACTGCTGCACGGAGGCTGGATCCTTCTGGGTTGCTGACTACACCGCGAACTTGATTAAAAATCGGATGCTCGTTAGAGATAGCTGA
- the LOC123445572 gene encoding pentatricopeptide repeat-containing protein At3g13880-like, whose protein sequence is MPPCPRAPPPAAFPSLDAYYLHHLHSCSAPRHAAAVHAHIVRAHPSPSLFLRNTLLAAYCRLGGHARRLLDEMPRTNAVSFNLLIDAYSRAGQPEDSLETFARARRSAGVRADRFTYAAALAACSRAGRLREGKAVHALSVLEGIAGGVFVSNSLVSMYARCGDMGQARQVFDAADERDDVSWNALVSGYVRAGAQDDMLRVFALMRRSGIGLNSFALGSVIKCCAGSDDPVRDIAAAVHGCVVKAGFDADVFLASAMVDMYAKKGALSEAVALFKSVLDPNVVVFNAMIAGLCRDEAAVDTDVLREALSLYSEVQSRGMEPTEFTFSSVIRACNLAGDIEFGKQIHGQVLKHCFQGDDFIGSALIDLYLNSGCMEDGFRCFTSVPKQDVVTWTAMISGCVQNELFERALTLFHELLGAGLKPDPFTISSVMNACASLAVARTGEQIQCFATKSGFGRFTAMGNSCIHMYARSGDVHAAVRRFQEMESHDIVSWSAVISSHAQHGCARDALRFFNEMVDAKVVPNEITFLGVLTACSHGGLVDEGLKYYEIMKEEYALSPTIKHCTCVVDLLGRAGRLADAEAFIRDSVFHDESVIWRSLLASCRIHRDMERGQLVADRIMELQPSSSASYVNLYNIYLDAGELSLASKIRDVMKERGVKKEPGLSWIELRSGVHSFVAGDKSHPESNAIYSKLAEMLSKIDKLTATDASSTKSDDIIRNEQSWMNWHSEKLAVALGLIHLPQSAPIRVMKNLRVCRDCHLTMKLISKSEKREIVLRDAIRFHHFRDGSCSCADYW, encoded by the exons ATGCCTCCGTGCCCGCGGGCTCCTCCGCCGGCGGCGTTCCCGTCCCTGGACGCCTACTACCTCCACCACCTCCACTCCTGCTCCGCGCCGCGCCACGCCGCCGCCGTCCACGCCCACATCGTCCGCGcgcacccctccccctccctcttcctCCGCAACACGCTGCTCGCCGCGTACTGCCGCCTCGGCGGCCATGCGCGCCGCCTGCTCGACGAAATGCCCCGCACCAACGCCGTCTCCTTCAACCTCCTCATCGACGCCTACTCCCGCGCTGGACAACCCGAGGACTCTCTGGAGACCTTCGCGCGCGCGCGCCGTTCCGCCGGCGTCAGGGCCGACCGGTTCACGTACGCGGCCGCGCTGGCCGCGTGCTCGCGCGCCGGGCGCCTGAGGGAGGGCAAGGCCGTGCACGCGCTGTCCGTCCTCGAGGGGATCGCCGGGGGCGTGTTCGTCTCCAACTCGCTCGTCAGCATGTACGCCAGGTGCGGCGACATGGGCCAGGCGAGGCAGGTGTTTGACGCTGCCGACGAGCGGGATGACGTCTCGTGGAACGCGCTGGTCTCAGGCTACGTGCGGGCCGGTGCTCAGGATGACATGCTGAGGGTGTTTGCTCTGATGCGCCGTTCTGGGATTGGCTTGAATTCTTTTGCTCTTGGAAGTGTCATCAAGTGTTGCGCTGGCAGCGATGACCCTGTGAGGGATATTGCCGCGGCGGTTCATGGATGCGTGGTGAAGGCTGGGTTCGACGCCGACGTGTTTCTTGCGAGCGCGATGGTTGACATGTATGCCAAGAAGGGCGCATTGAGTGAAGCTGTTGCGCTCTTTAAGTCGGTGCTTGATCCCAATGTGGTTGTGTTCAATGCCATGATCGCGGGGCTGTGTCGTGATGAGGCTGCTGTCGATACGGATGTCCTGAGAGAAGCGTTAAGTCTGTATTCAGAGGTGCAGAGTCGAGGAATGGAGCCTACCGAGTTCACATTCTCCAGTGTTATACGAGCTTGTAACTTGGCAGGTGACATCGAATTCGGAAAACAGATACATGGGCAAGTGCTGAAGCACTGTTTCCAGGGAGATGACTTCATTGGGAGCGCACTCATTGACTTGTACCTCAACTCTGGCTGCATGGAAGATGGGTTCAGGTGTTTCACATCTGTTCCGAAGCAAGATGTCGTTACGTGGACAGCTATGATTTCAGGGTGTGTTCAAAATGAGCTTTTCGAGAGGGCACTGACCTTGTTCCATGAATTATTAGGTGCTGGACTGAAACCTGATCCTTTCACTATATCGAGCGTGATGAATGCCTGTGCCAGTTTGGCTGTTGCAAGGACTGGTGAGCAGATTCAGTGCTTTGCTACAAAATCTGGTTTTGGTCGGTTCACTGCCATGGGGAACTCCTGCATACATATGTATGCTAGGTCAGGGGATGTCCATGCTGCAGTCCGGAGGTTTCAGGAGATGGAATCACACGACATTGTCTCTTGGTCTGCTGTCATATCAAGCCATGCACAACATGGCTGTGCAAGGGATGCTTTACGGTTTTTCAATGAAATGGTAGATGCAAAGGTGGTGCCAAATGAGATTACTTTTCTTGGTGTCCTTACTGCATGTAGCCATGGAGGATTGGTTGATGAGGGACTCAA GTATTATGAAATCATGAAAGAGGAATATGCGTTGAGCCCAACCATCAAGCATTGCACATGTGTTGTCGACCTTCTTGGTCGAGCTGGGAGACTAGCTGATGCTGAGGCTTTTATAAGGGATTCAGTCTTCCATGATGAATCTGTCATCTGGCGGTCTTTGCTAGCATCATGTCGTATCCATCGAGACATGGAGAGAGGCCAACTTGTTGCAGATAGGATAATGGAACTACAACCCAGTTCCTCAGCATCCTATGTAAATCTCTACAACATTTACCTGGATGCTGGGGAGCTCTCGCTTGCTTCAAAAATTAGAGATGTGATGAAAGAGCGAGGCGTGAAGAAAGAACCTGGTCTGAGTTGGATTGAACTAAGGTCTGGGGTTCACTCTTTTGTTGCCGGTGACAAGTCCCATCCAGAGAGCAATGCCATATACTCGAAACTGGCAGAGATGCTTTCCAAGATTGATAAATTGACAGCAACTGACGCTTCCAGCACAAAGTCAGATGACATCATTAGAAACGAGCAAAGTTGGATGAATTGGCACAGTGAGAAACTAGCTGTGGCATTAGGATTGATTCATTTACCGCAGTCAGCACCTATACGAGTAATGAAGAACTTGAGAGTCTGCCGTGACTGCCATTTAACTATGAAACTGATATCGAAGAGTGAAAAGAGGGAAATAGTCTTGAGAGATGCGATTCGTTTCCATCACTTCAGAGATGGCTCATGTTCTTGTGCGGATTACTGGTAG